The genomic DNA GAATTCACAGCAATTGCTCACGAGTTTAAAGATGAGCTTCAAAGTGGGGTTTTCTTCTCAAAAGCTTTATTTGAAAAACTTGAACTAGAAGAGAATCAAGAAGTTAATGTTCAAGTAGGTGAAGTGCAAAGAACTTTAAAAGCTTATTGTGAAAATCAAATTGATGGAGAAATTGCTTTAGTTTCTACTTTTGAAAAAGATTTAGATACTAAGGTGTTTTTTGAAGATTCAAGATATGCAGTAGCAAAAGTTATGAAGGTATAAAATGGAAACTTCAATTTTAATAGAAACAGTTGTTAAAGCCGTAGTTGTACTTTCTGTATTTGCAGCACTTGCAGGTTTTACAACATATATTGAAAGAAAGATACTAGCTTTTATGCAAAGAAGACTAGGTCCTACTAATGTGGGTCCTTATGGTCTTTTACAACTTGCAGCAGATGGAATAAAACTTTTTACAAAAGAAGACTTTATCCCTGCAAATGCAGCAAAGCCAGTGTTTATGATAGCTCCAATTATTACTGCTTCAACTGCTTTTATAGCAATGACAGCAGTTCCATTTTTCCCAGAGTTTGAACTATTTGGTTACACAGTAAGACCAATTATTGCAGATATAAATGTAGGTGTGTTATTTGTACTTGGAGTAGCTTCTGTAGGTCTTTATGGACCACTATTAGCAGGAATGAGTTCTTCAAATAAGTGGGCACTTTTAGGGGGAGCTAGAACAGCTATTCAACTTTTATCTTATGAAGTTGTTTCAGGACTAGCACTACTTGCACCTTTAATGTTAGTTGGAAGTTTATCTTTAATCGATATAAACAA from Arcobacter sp. F155 includes the following:
- the nuoH gene encoding NADH-quinone oxidoreductase subunit NuoH, which produces METSILIETVVKAVVVLSVFAALAGFTTYIERKILAFMQRRLGPTNVGPYGLLQLAADGIKLFTKEDFIPANAAKPVFMIAPIITASTAFIAMTAVPFFPEFELFGYTVRPIIADINVGVLFVLGVASVGLYGPLLAGMSSSNKWALLGGARTAIQLLSYEVVSGLALLAPLMLVGSLSLIDINNYQAGGFTNWIIWSQPLAFILFVIAGFAETNRTPFDLLEHEAEIVAGYATEYSGLRWGMFFIGEYANLFTVCFLISLIFLGGFNDLWFIPGGLAIVLKVMMLIFFFLWTRASWPHIRPDQLMWLCWKVLMPLAVINILVTGFVLMF